From a region of the Aeoliella mucimassa genome:
- a CDS encoding ferritin — MPSLSSVMTDAINDQINNELFASYSYLSMSAYCEHKQFTGCAQWMRVQSQEEYTHAMRLYEFLIARGARVKLSPIAQPTIDFDSVPGVFSTAYAQEQSVTEQIEQLYELAFQEKAFAALVELEWFIKEQVEEEKSARDIVHKFEMVKDDPASLLALDQELGARQPGDDGAVAGE; from the coding sequence ATGCCAAGTCTATCGTCTGTCATGACAGACGCGATCAACGATCAAATCAACAACGAGCTGTTCGCTTCTTACAGCTATCTGTCGATGAGTGCTTATTGCGAGCACAAGCAGTTCACTGGTTGCGCCCAGTGGATGCGGGTGCAAAGCCAGGAAGAGTACACCCACGCGATGCGGCTGTACGAGTTCCTTATCGCTCGCGGCGCTCGGGTCAAACTAAGCCCAATCGCCCAGCCGACGATCGATTTCGATTCGGTGCCGGGCGTGTTCAGCACTGCTTACGCTCAGGAACAGTCGGTCACCGAACAGATCGAACAGCTCTACGAGCTAGCCTTCCAGGAAAAGGCCTTTGCAGCGCTGGTGGAGCTCGAATGGTTCATCAAGGAGCAGGTCGAAGAAGAGAAGTCGGCCCGCGACATTGTGCATAAGTTTGAAATGGTCAAAGACGACCCCGCGTCGCTCTTGGCGTTGGACCAGGAACTCGGCGCTCGCCAACCTGGCGACGATGGTGCGGTGGCTGGCGAGTAG
- a CDS encoding BBP7 family outer membrane beta-barrel protein, translating to MTRSSSAATRIAAALVLGIAGTSQSLAQSGPYYQTQQPAAAYAQYPATAQTVQPQITVPPIQVQPTGYPTAQPSYRTAQYQLPNYQAPAPAARYAMADDTTPAAPEHVPAPESLPQTAPVQEYTEGDPATEASQYPAGDSATGWEGYVQAPTSGYGCETGDCTTGAACDYGTFGGGSSSALGGRLFNNCGRQWFFGAYSLFMSRDNPSYTRFATVVDEPAPSTPYYPSSMDTVLSTENIEPDWQWGAEIRFGSTFGSPCGPGLGLRPYAWEVVYWGLAEDSSSATITDAWTDGDRMYSAINYNGLNYDRDGSAGGTYADRPLNDYWDYSMPVDETNDIRVLGFRARSYFSAQNLELNFLRFPIAGGGDACNACAPPRFTVNGLCGVRYMKLDEDLQYAAMFVGVDGTGTPNAGEPTAYTGFPLNDDNNIFHDISTDNELVGFQIGSNMNWLIGCKWSAFCDTSMGIYGNNASVYQTVYGGGGGMVTWDGSGNAVNVLAKKTDVSFLGELRAGLGYQVGCNCRITTAYRVIAITGVALANEQLPSVWSDSDYVARTIDTNDSMILHGLQTGVEWKY from the coding sequence ATGACACGTTCAAGTTCAGCAGCTACGCGAATTGCGGCTGCGTTAGTACTTGGGATTGCCGGTACTTCGCAATCCCTCGCCCAAAGTGGCCCTTACTATCAAACACAACAACCCGCAGCTGCTTACGCGCAGTACCCAGCGACCGCACAAACCGTGCAGCCGCAGATCACGGTACCGCCGATTCAAGTGCAGCCAACCGGGTACCCCACGGCGCAGCCAAGCTATCGCACCGCGCAGTATCAGTTGCCCAACTATCAGGCGCCAGCCCCAGCGGCTCGTTACGCCATGGCCGACGACACCACGCCGGCTGCGCCCGAGCACGTGCCCGCCCCCGAGAGTCTTCCGCAGACCGCGCCGGTTCAGGAATACACCGAGGGCGATCCAGCTACCGAAGCGAGTCAGTACCCTGCTGGTGACTCGGCAACCGGTTGGGAAGGCTACGTGCAAGCTCCCACTTCGGGCTATGGCTGCGAAACTGGCGACTGCACTACCGGTGCTGCTTGCGACTACGGCACCTTCGGCGGCGGTAGCAGCTCGGCTTTGGGTGGTCGACTGTTTAACAACTGTGGCCGCCAGTGGTTCTTCGGCGCCTACAGCCTGTTCATGAGCCGCGATAACCCGAGCTACACCCGCTTCGCCACGGTAGTCGACGAGCCCGCTCCCTCGACTCCTTACTACCCCAGCTCGATGGACACGGTCCTGTCGACCGAGAACATCGAACCCGATTGGCAGTGGGGTGCCGAGATTCGCTTCGGCAGCACCTTTGGCTCGCCTTGTGGACCTGGCCTGGGCCTGCGTCCTTACGCCTGGGAAGTGGTTTACTGGGGTCTGGCCGAAGATTCTTCGTCGGCCACGATCACCGATGCTTGGACCGACGGCGATCGCATGTATAGCGCGATCAACTACAACGGTCTGAACTACGACCGCGATGGTTCGGCTGGTGGTACCTACGCGGACCGTCCGCTGAACGACTACTGGGATTACAGCATGCCGGTCGATGAAACGAACGACATTCGCGTGCTTGGTTTCCGTGCTCGCAGCTACTTCAGCGCCCAGAACCTGGAACTGAACTTCCTGCGGTTCCCGATTGCCGGCGGCGGCGATGCTTGCAACGCGTGTGCTCCTCCGCGGTTCACCGTGAACGGTCTGTGCGGCGTGCGATACATGAAGCTCGACGAGGACCTGCAATACGCGGCCATGTTTGTTGGCGTCGATGGCACCGGCACCCCGAACGCCGGCGAACCGACCGCCTACACCGGGTTCCCCTTGAACGACGACAACAACATCTTCCACGACATCAGCACCGATAACGAGCTGGTTGGCTTCCAGATTGGTAGCAACATGAACTGGCTCATCGGTTGCAAGTGGAGTGCCTTCTGCGATACCAGCATGGGTATCTACGGCAACAACGCCAGTGTGTACCAAACCGTGTACGGCGGTGGCGGTGGCATGGTTACTTGGGATGGCTCTGGCAACGCAGTCAACGTACTGGCGAAGAAGACCGACGTGTCGTTCCTCGGCGAACTTCGCGCTGGCCTTGGCTACCAGGTGGGCTGCAACTGCCGGATCACGACGGCTTACCGGGTGATCGCCATCACCGGCGTGGCCCTGGCCAACGAGCAGCTTCCCTCGGTGTGGTCCGACTCCGACTACGTTGCTCGGACCATCGATACCAACGACTCGATGATTCTGCACGGTCTGCAAACCGGCGTGGAATGGAAATACTAG
- a CDS encoding NfeD family protein, which translates to METIDPLVWAGLLVLVGLALVVLEILIPSGGIIGLLSLGSMLAGIVMAFRAGGPTAGFSVLSFVVLMTPVSMGIAFYVLPRTPIGRILLGEAPKSTEVAPEDPRRQLIGRIGVARSKMLPSGTVEIDGQMIDAVAKGQAIEPGEKVQIVEVRANRVMVRTAPKDMHPGTSRPDDLLNRSIEELGIESLEDPLA; encoded by the coding sequence ATGGAAACGATTGATCCACTCGTATGGGCAGGCTTGCTCGTGTTAGTCGGGTTGGCCCTGGTCGTGCTCGAGATTCTCATTCCTTCGGGCGGAATCATCGGCCTGCTGTCGTTGGGCTCGATGCTAGCAGGCATTGTCATGGCGTTTCGCGCTGGCGGTCCTACGGCCGGATTCAGCGTGCTGTCGTTCGTGGTGTTGATGACTCCCGTGTCGATGGGCATCGCGTTTTACGTGCTACCGCGCACTCCGATTGGTCGCATTTTGCTAGGTGAAGCTCCTAAGAGCACAGAAGTTGCCCCCGAAGACCCTCGGCGTCAGCTGATCGGCCGTATCGGAGTCGCCCGCAGTAAGATGCTGCCGAGCGGCACCGTGGAGATCGACGGCCAGATGATCGACGCGGTCGCCAAGGGGCAAGCCATCGAACCAGGCGAAAAGGTACAAATCGTCGAGGTGCGAGCCAACCGGGTGATGGTCCGCACGGCCCCTAAGGATATGCACCCTGGCACTTCGCGACCCGATGATCTGCTGAACCGCAGTATCGAAGAACTTGGCATCGAAAGCCTGGAGGATCCACTAGCATAG
- a CDS encoding phosphatidylglycerophosphatase A family protein, with protein sequence MNTTNPSAPPRRTLAVWLASGLGVGLVMPAPGTFGALWGLPLLWIYGMLPGDLWWWTVAIAMLAVGVPVCGRAARDLQRKDPGPVVWDEFATVPLVFAFVAPSSPWLVLLGFALHRVFDISKPWPCRQLESQPGGWGIMLDDVVAAFYAAAVLWAIRHLGG encoded by the coding sequence ATGAATACAACCAATCCATCGGCTCCTCCACGACGAACTCTCGCGGTTTGGTTGGCTTCCGGCCTGGGAGTAGGGCTCGTGATGCCTGCGCCAGGCACGTTCGGCGCCTTATGGGGACTTCCGCTGCTCTGGATTTATGGAATGTTGCCAGGCGATTTGTGGTGGTGGACAGTCGCGATCGCCATGCTAGCGGTGGGGGTGCCAGTCTGCGGCCGCGCGGCCCGCGATCTGCAACGCAAAGACCCAGGCCCGGTGGTGTGGGACGAGTTCGCCACGGTTCCCTTGGTGTTCGCGTTTGTAGCGCCCAGCTCGCCTTGGCTGGTGCTGCTGGGATTTGCCCTGCACCGGGTGTTCGATATTTCGAAGCCCTGGCCATGTCGACAGTTGGAGTCCCAGCCTGGCGGCTGGGGCATCATGCTCGACGACGTGGTCGCGGCCTTCTATGCCGCCGCGGTGTTGTGGGCCATTCGCCATTTGGGCGGCTGA
- a CDS encoding NADPH-dependent assimilatory sulfite reductase hemoprotein subunit — MSDKSKPKSTKPSPLDQLKAAKSKDSSDDEPKLSGAEGVKLNSNFLRGTIAEELADDSAGFSSDNGMLLKHHGSYQQDDRDRRAEAKKAGVPGGKYFSFMVRTAIPGGRITSDQFLEHLKLGQTLGDGTLRLTTRQGIQLHGVLKSNLKAAIRRINEVQLTTLAACGDVRRNLMCNPAPYKNDPVYDKLQELAEDLAAELKPNTTAYHEIWLTDSETGEKTNVAPASETKTKDTEPLYGKTYLPRKFKLGVALPGDNSADVYSQDVGFLAVCEDFDIVGYNVLVGGGFGVTPSASKTYAAIAMPMAFIPVSDTNTPAIDVAKAVLKVQRDFGNRSDRKTARLKYLVRNWGLEKFTKKVEEYLGHDLQAPRPMEVIDYNDALGWNEQGDGRWFYGLFIENGRIKDAGDVNLMTALTEICKTMAPPMRITPHQNLIFCDLSDDDRERLEGILVHHGVVLTDDISTTRRWSMACPALPMCGLAVTESERMLPTIMDEMERELTSLGLGDEVFTTRMTGCPNGCSRPYNADIGLVGKTKGKYTIFLGGRRQGDRLNWVFKDLVPEDEVVSTLLPVFRQFRDDRQTNETFGDFCHRLGKDALAT; from the coding sequence ATGTCCGATAAGTCGAAGCCCAAGTCCACCAAGCCGAGCCCCCTCGATCAACTGAAAGCTGCCAAGTCGAAAGACTCGTCGGATGACGAACCCAAGCTAAGCGGTGCCGAGGGTGTCAAGCTGAATAGCAACTTCCTCCGTGGAACCATTGCCGAAGAACTGGCCGACGACTCGGCCGGATTCTCCAGCGACAATGGCATGCTGCTCAAACACCACGGCAGCTACCAGCAGGACGATCGTGATCGCCGCGCCGAAGCCAAGAAGGCTGGTGTGCCAGGCGGCAAGTACTTTAGCTTCATGGTGCGTACCGCCATCCCAGGTGGGCGTATCACCAGTGATCAATTTCTCGAACACCTGAAGCTTGGCCAAACCCTTGGCGATGGCACCCTCCGCCTGACCACGCGCCAGGGCATTCAATTGCATGGCGTGCTGAAGAGCAACCTCAAGGCAGCCATCCGTCGCATCAACGAAGTGCAGCTCACCACGCTGGCCGCCTGCGGCGACGTGCGACGCAACCTGATGTGCAACCCCGCGCCGTACAAGAACGACCCGGTGTACGACAAGCTTCAGGAACTAGCCGAAGACCTGGCCGCCGAACTGAAGCCGAATACCACCGCCTATCACGAAATCTGGCTCACCGATAGCGAGACCGGCGAGAAAACCAACGTCGCTCCCGCCAGCGAAACCAAGACCAAGGATACCGAACCGCTCTACGGCAAGACTTACCTGCCGCGCAAGTTCAAGCTCGGCGTCGCCTTGCCTGGCGATAACTCGGCCGATGTCTACTCGCAGGACGTCGGCTTCCTAGCCGTGTGCGAAGACTTCGACATCGTCGGCTACAATGTGCTGGTCGGCGGCGGGTTTGGGGTCACTCCCAGCGCGTCGAAGACCTACGCGGCAATCGCGATGCCGATGGCATTCATCCCGGTGTCCGATACCAACACGCCAGCCATCGACGTAGCCAAGGCAGTCTTGAAGGTGCAGCGCGACTTCGGCAACCGCAGCGATCGCAAGACCGCTCGCCTGAAGTACCTGGTTCGCAACTGGGGACTCGAGAAGTTCACCAAGAAAGTGGAAGAGTACCTAGGCCACGACCTGCAGGCACCACGCCCGATGGAAGTGATCGACTACAACGACGCGCTCGGTTGGAACGAGCAAGGGGATGGTCGCTGGTTCTATGGCTTGTTCATCGAGAACGGCCGCATCAAAGACGCCGGCGATGTGAACCTGATGACCGCGTTGACCGAGATCTGCAAAACGATGGCCCCGCCGATGCGGATCACACCGCACCAGAACCTGATCTTCTGCGACTTGTCGGACGACGATCGCGAGCGACTCGAAGGCATCCTCGTGCACCATGGTGTCGTGCTGACCGACGACATCTCGACCACGCGCCGGTGGAGCATGGCCTGCCCTGCCCTGCCGATGTGCGGGCTGGCGGTCACCGAGAGCGAGCGGATGCTGCCGACCATCATGGACGAGATGGAACGCGAACTCACCTCGCTGGGACTCGGCGACGAGGTATTCACCACCCGCATGACCGGGTGCCCCAACGGCTGCTCACGCCCGTACAACGCCGATATCGGTTTGGTCGGCAAGACCAAGGGCAAGTACACCATCTTCCTCGGCGGCCGCCGCCAAGGCGATCGGCTGAACTGGGTGTTCAAAGACCTGGTGCCGGAGGACGAAGTGGTAAGCACGCTGCTGCCAGTGTTCCGCCAGTTCCGCGACGACCGCCAGACCAACGAAACGTTCGGCGATTTTTGCCACCGCCTGGGAAAAGACGCACTGGCCACCTAG
- a CDS encoding lamin tail domain-containing protein yields the protein MKLQQLCLAVAVAALAVVSSRVVQAEVIITELRSKSQTNPEDYFELTNLGDTPADITGWQFDDESADIAEAAPLMGISTIAPGESVVFFQLDENDPLSPAYDPAGEIELFRSFWGGLPGVQVGYQGGAGLGKGDAIVLFDSSDNLIIELAYGLTTPNETHAGDWAAGNTDGSDTYENQSAVWVPGSDGEFELAAAGVYGSFADTSGDFGSPGIVDAAVPEPAACVLAGLALAGMMAICRRVS from the coding sequence ATGAAGTTGCAACAACTCTGCTTGGCGGTTGCGGTTGCCGCACTGGCGGTGGTTAGTTCCCGCGTCGTGCAAGCCGAGGTGATCATCACCGAGCTTCGCTCGAAATCTCAAACTAATCCCGAAGACTACTTCGAACTCACCAACCTCGGCGATACGCCAGCCGATATCACTGGCTGGCAATTCGACGACGAAAGCGCCGACATCGCCGAAGCCGCCCCGCTGATGGGCATCTCGACCATCGCTCCTGGCGAGTCGGTCGTGTTCTTTCAGCTTGATGAAAACGATCCGCTGAGTCCCGCTTACGATCCAGCCGGCGAGATCGAGCTGTTCCGTTCGTTCTGGGGCGGACTACCTGGCGTGCAAGTTGGCTACCAAGGGGGTGCAGGTCTCGGTAAAGGGGATGCCATCGTGCTGTTCGACTCCAGCGACAACCTGATTATCGAGCTTGCCTATGGCCTGACCACTCCTAACGAAACCCACGCAGGCGACTGGGCCGCTGGTAACACCGATGGCTCCGACACCTACGAAAACCAATCGGCCGTTTGGGTTCCGGGCTCCGACGGCGAGTTCGAACTGGCTGCCGCTGGCGTGTACGGCTCGTTCGCGGATACTTCGGGCGATTTCGGCTCGCCTGGCATCGTGGATGCCGCGGTGCCGGAACCTGCCGCCTGCGTACTGGCGGGTCTCGCCCTCGCGGGCATGATGGCCATCTGTCGCCGCGTTTCGTAA
- the floA gene encoding flotillin-like protein FloA (flotillin-like protein involved in membrane lipid rafts), translating into MGGPLLTIIGVAIVVAGLVLITIFARYFRLWIQSFMTGAGISLFDLIRMTFRKVNPAVIVRSKIMAVQAGLTDEEGVTTQALEAHYMAGGNVPLVIRSMIAARKAKIIDLDIKRATAIDLAGRNILEAVQTSVYPRVIDCPSKDSKKPSLDAVAKNGIQLKVKARVTVRANLDQLIGGATEETIVARVGEGIVSAIGSADTHADVLENPDRISKAVLARRLDSQTAFEIVSIDIADIDVGDNIGARLEADKAEADTRVAQANAEKRRAAAVATEQENMATIEQNRATLVQAQAEVPKAMAEAFQSGRLGILDYYKLENVKADTDMRDAIAKAGRK; encoded by the coding sequence ATGGGTGGTCCTTTACTGACAATCATTGGCGTCGCGATCGTTGTCGCGGGGCTAGTGCTCATCACCATTTTCGCCCGCTATTTTCGGCTGTGGATTCAGTCGTTCATGACGGGAGCGGGAATTTCGCTCTTCGACCTGATTCGCATGACCTTCCGTAAGGTGAATCCCGCGGTGATCGTCCGCAGCAAGATCATGGCCGTGCAGGCCGGCCTCACCGACGAAGAGGGGGTGACCACCCAAGCACTCGAAGCCCACTACATGGCCGGCGGCAATGTGCCGCTGGTGATTCGATCGATGATCGCTGCCCGCAAGGCCAAGATCATCGACCTCGATATCAAACGGGCGACCGCCATCGACCTGGCTGGCCGGAATATTCTGGAAGCGGTGCAGACCAGTGTTTACCCGCGTGTGATCGATTGCCCCAGCAAAGACAGCAAAAAACCGTCGCTCGACGCCGTGGCCAAAAACGGCATTCAGCTCAAGGTAAAGGCTCGCGTGACCGTGCGGGCGAACCTCGACCAGCTGATCGGCGGTGCTACCGAAGAGACGATTGTCGCCCGCGTGGGCGAAGGCATTGTGAGCGCGATTGGCTCGGCCGACACGCATGCCGACGTGCTGGAGAACCCCGATCGGATCTCCAAAGCGGTGCTGGCTCGCCGGCTCGACTCGCAAACTGCGTTCGAAATCGTTTCGATCGACATCGCGGATATCGATGTTGGCGACAACATCGGTGCCCGGCTCGAAGCCGATAAGGCCGAAGCCGACACCCGAGTGGCCCAGGCGAATGCGGAAAAACGCCGCGCGGCCGCGGTTGCCACCGAGCAAGAAAACATGGCCACGATCGAGCAAAACCGGGCCACGCTCGTGCAGGCTCAGGCCGAGGTACCCAAGGCCATGGCCGAGGCCTTCCAGTCGGGCCGGCTGGGAATTCTCGACTATTACAAGCTGGAAAACGTAAAAGCCGATACCGACATGCGAGACGCCATCGCCAAGGCGGGGCGAAAGTAA